CAGCGCTTCGACGCCAGATCGACGCTGGGGACGATATGCAGCCGCTCCACGGGCGACCAGTCGAGCCAGACGAAGCCCTTGTGCGTCGGCACGCCGGTCAACTCGAACGCGCCCTGCCCGGCATAATGCAGCTTCCGCCTGGTCAGCGTATAGTTGAAGCCCGCGTCCAGCCCCGGCATCAGCGTCGCGGACAGGGAGATTTCCCCGCCATAATAATGGCCTTTGCCCACATTCTGGCTCTGGCTCATGTAACGCTGGGCGCAGCCGGGGGTGGGGACGGCGGGCGGCGCGGTCGAGGCCGTGCAGGGATAGGCGAGGATCGGCACCGACGGGATGATCGCCCTGTCGATCCAGCTATGGAAGAGCGCGCCTTCCAGCCTGAGCGGGCCGCTCAGCCATGTGCCGCCGATTTCCGCGTTGGTCGCGCGTTCCGCTTTCAGGTCGGGGTTGGGAATGGCCTGATTGAAGCGCTGGCTGAACCGTTCGAAGATGGTGGGGAAGCGCGCCCGCGACGACAGGCTGGCGTGCAGGGCCAGCGCCTCGCTGGCCTGCCAGTCCAGCCGGCCTTGCAGGTTCCATGTGTCGGCGTCCCGGCGGGGATAGTTGTAGAGCGTGGCGGGCGTGCCCGACGTGCCGAGCGGCGAGCCATATTCCTCCGCCCGCTTGAGATCGCGCCAGTCGAAGCTTCCGCCCAGCGTGAAGGTGACATCCGGCGTCAGCTTCAGCTCATTTTCCAGCGCGATGGAAAAGACGTTTTCCGTCTGGGTCTGTTTCGGTTCGGTGCTGGGGACGCCGGCAGCGGAAAAGCTGGTCTGTGCCTCCACATGCTTGTCGTGGCGGTAATGGAAGGCGATGCGCAGCGTGTCGGCGTCCGACGCCCGGAAATCGAGCTGCGCCGAGCCGCCCCACGCCCTGTCCCAATAGGGGCTGTCGAAGGCATAGCCGCGGGTCTGCTTCGTCAGCGTGCGGTCGTCAAAGGAACGCAGCGCCGAATCGAACTGATTATAATAGGCGCGCGTCTTGAGCGTCGCGCGGTCGCCCAGCGCCGTCGTAGACAGGAAATAGACGCTGTCGATGTCCCATTTCGGCCATGTCCAATAGCGGGGCGTCGATACCGTGTCGCTGACGTGAAGGGGGGCCTCCTTCGCGCCGGCCTGCCGCGTGTAGCTGATCGCATATTCGTCGGTGTCGTTCGGCGTGAAGCCGACCTTCAGGTTCATGCGCCAGTCGCGGGTGCGGGAAAAGTCGCGCGCGCCGCCGTCCTCCAATGCAGGAACGGTCGCGCGGAAATCATTGGGCAAGTCCCAATGGTCGGTGAAACTGCGCGCATAGCTGGTCTGCGCATACCAGCGGTCCTGTTTCGTGCCCACCATGGCGGAGGTCGAATAGCCCGCATAATCGACGTCATTGTCGAGGTTGATCGTGCCGCGCACGTCGATGTCGAGTGTCTTCGCCGGCTTGCGCGTGACGAGGTTGATCGCGCCGCCCATGGCTCCGGGGCCGTCGAGGACGGAGGCATAGCCCTTGGCCACCTGAACTTCCGCGATGTCGGTCGTCAGGAAGCGGCCATAGTCGAGGCGGTTGTCGGCGGGCAGGTACACGCGGATGCCGTCGATCGATAGCGGCACCTGAAAGCGGTCGAAGCCGCGCACGAAGACGAGGCGTTCGTTGCGCGTTCCGCCGCTGTTGCCCGCCGCCACGCCGGGCATCAGATTGACCGCATCGTCCAGCGAGGCGCGGTTGAAGGTGTAGATCGCATTCGATGACAATGTGTTGGCGTCGATGCCCGCGCCGCCCGGACGGGGCGCGGTCACGATGATCTGACCCAGGGAGAAGCGCTCCGACGATGGGTCGGTGGCAGGCGCTCCGTCCGTCTGGGCCTGGGCCACCGGGACCAGGGACATGCCCGCCAGCAAGGCAGCGGCAAACAAGTAACGCATAATCCCCCTTTTTCGATCGTGCGACTCACTATATTCATTCATATATAGTTATGTCGCAGCCACGGGGCCATGGCGGCATGATGGGTTTGTTGCGATCCGCCGAGGCGATCAGGCTTTCGGCGTTGCTTCGGGGCCGGAGAAAACAGGCTTTTGCGGGTGATGCAGGAAAGCTTTCCGGCTGATCGGCTTTGCGATGCCGGGCCGGGTATGCGGGCTTAGATTATGAAGCGTGCGGAGGAAGGGGCGCATCCCTCAGCAGGCTCCTGAGATGGTCGAAATTCTTGCCTGCCGTGGCTGAAATAGCGGCTTTTTCGACGGTGCGGTAATCGGCCAGGATTTTCCGGCCTGCTTCCGTGAGCCGTGCTCCGCGTTCCTTTCCGCCGCCCGCGACGGTCTCGACCAGCCGCTCGCGCCAGCAACGGTTCATCGCATCGACCAGAAGCCAGGTCCGGCGATAGCTCATGCCCATGGAGCGGCCCGCGGCGGAAATCGAGCCATGGGCGTCGATGGCTTCCAGCAGATCGGCCTTTCCCGGACCCATCGCGATTTCGTCGCCGCAGAAAATCTGGATCTTGAGCTTGAGGACGTCGGCGCGCATGGCGTGTCCTTATCATCCTTTCATGGTTTGCGTTAAGCGCTACATGGGATCTGGCGCGGCTGGCATGATCGTGACATCGTGGAGGGCACCGGCTATCTGCGCGATGACGCCTGTCGCGCTGCGATGGGAGCGGGCGTATCCCGGCCAGGGAGAAGGGTTTTTCGTGTCACGCAATCTCCAATTCTATATCGGGGGCGAGTGGGTCCATCCCGCCGTTCCCCGGACGATGGACGTCATCGACCCTTCGACCGAGGAGGCCTTTGCCCGGATTTCCATGGGCAGCGGGGAAGATGTCGATCGGGCGGTCGCGGCGGCGCGGGCGGCCTTCCCCGCCTTTTCGCGGACATCGCGGGAAGAGCGGATGGCTCTCCTCCGCCGCATCCTGGAAATCTATCGATCGCGTCAGGATGAACTGGGCGAAGTGATGAGCCGCGAAATGGGCGCGCCGCTCGGCTTCGCGAAGGAAATGCAGGCGGGAACGGGCATCTGGCAACTGGAAGCCGTCATCCGGGCTTTCGAAAGGTTCGCGTTCGAAAAGCCGCTCGGCGCTTCGCTGATCGTCAAGGAGCCGATCGGCCTGGTCGCGATGATCACGCCATGGAACTGGCCGCTCAACCAGATCATGAACAAGGTCGCTCCCGCCATCGCGACGGGATGCACCATGATCCTGAAGCCCAGCGAAGTGGCGCCGCTCAACGCGATCGTCTTTGCGGAGATTCTCCATGACGCGGGCGTTCCGGCGGGCGTGTTCAACCTGGTCAACGGCGACGGGCCGGAAGTGGGGACAGCCTTGGCGCGGCATCCCGGTGTCGACATGATCTCCATCACCGGCTCCACGCGGGCGGGCGTGTCGGTGGCGAAGAACGCCGCCGACACGGTCAAGCGCGTGGCGCAGGAACTGGGCGGCAAGTCCGCCAACATCATCCTGCGCGACGCCGATCTGGAAGCGGCGGTGAAGCGGGGCGTGGCGGGATGCTTCGGCAATAGCGGCCAGTCCTGCAATGCCCCGACCCGCATGTTCGTGCCTGCCGAGCGGCTGGATGAAGCGATCGCCCATGCGAAAGCGGCGGCGGCGGCATATCGCACCGGCCCGGCGTCCGACCCGGATTCCGTCCTGGGTCCGGTCGTCAGCAAGCCGCAGTTCAACAAGATCCAGAAGCTGATCGAGACGGGCATCGCGGAAGGGGCCGACCTGATCGCGGGCGGCGCCGGGCGGGTCGAGGGCCATGAGCGAGGCTATTTCGTCAAGCCCACGATCTTCGCCCATGTGGCCCATGGATCGACCCTGTCCCGCGAGGAGATATTCGGGCCGGTTCTCGCCATATTGACATATGAGACCGAACAGGAGGCCATCGATAAGGCCAATGACACGATTTACGGTCTGGCCGCCTATGTGCAGTCGGGCGATCTGGCGCGGGCGCGCGAAGTCGCCCGGCAGTTGCGCGCGGGCAATGTCTGCATCAACGAATCCGATTGGGACTGCGACGTGCCCTTCGGCGGCTACAAGCAGTCGGGCAACGGCCGGGAAGCCGGTGAATGGGGCCTGGAGGACTTTCTCGAAGTGAAGGCCATATTGGGATATGAAGGCCAGGGCTGACGCGCGATCCATGCGTCGGAATCTGGCTCGTCAGCCCTGATCGTCCTCATCGTCGATCAGGATGCGCATGCCCGCGCCTTCCGTGTCGTCGAATTGCCCGGACCGCAGCGCCCAGAAAAAAGCGCCAAGTCCGACCAGCCCCATGAAGAGGGCGATGGGGATGAGGAGCGACAGTCCGGTCATTTGGCGGCCCTCCGCAGGCGCAGCGCATTGGCGATCACGATCAGCGAGGATGTGGACATGGCGATGGCGGCGACCAGCGGCGTCACCCTGCCCGCGATAGCCAGCGGCACGGCCAGCACATTATAGCAGATCGCGAGCGCGAAATTCTGCTTCACGACGGTGACGGTCCGCCGCGCCGCCCGCACCGCGACGGCGACCGGGGCAAGGCGGTCGCCCAGAAACACCGCGTCGGCCGTCAACTGGCTCGCGTCGCTGGCGGAGGCGGGGGCCATGCTGGCATGACCGGCGGCGAGCGCGGGGCCGTCGTTCAGGCCGTCGCCCACCATCAATATGCGTTCGCCCTTGCCCTTGAGGCGGTCGATCAGCGCGAGCTTGTCGGCGGGGCGGAGCGCCCCGATCGCGGTCGTGCCGGTCCGCCGGGCGATGTCCTCCAGCGCTTCGGGCCGGTCGCCGCTGGCGATCAGGGTCTTGAGGCCCATGTCGCGCAGGGATTTGAGGGTTTCGGGCGCATCGGGGCGGAGCGCGTCCGTGAAATGCAGCAACAGGCTGTGCCCGCCCCGCCGATATTCCGTCGCGAGGCCGAACAGGTTGATGAGGCTGCGCGGCCTGCCCAGCGATACGGTTTCGCCATCGAGGTCGCCGGACATCCCCTCGCCCGCGACTTCGCGCAGATGGTCGAGCGGGGCGGGGGCGACGCCTTCCGCTTCCAGCGCCATGCGCAGCGCGATGCTGAGCGGATGGCGGCTGGCCTGCGCGAGGCTGAGGATGACGGAGCGATCCTCATCGGCGAGGCGGGAGAGGTTGGTGGGCACCGGGCGGCCCAGCGTCAGCGTCCCGGTCTTGTCGAACACGGCTTCGCTCACCTCCGCCAGACGTTCGAGTGCGGACCCGTCCTTCACCAGCACGCCGCGCCGCATCAGCGCGCCGCAGGCGACGATCTGCGCCGCCGGCACTGCCAGCCCCAGCGCGCAGGGGCAGGTGATGAGGAGCACCGCCACTGCGATCAGCAGCGCGTGGTGGACGCCTGCCCCCGCGATCATCCATCCGGCAAAGGACAGCGCCGCCAGCAGATGCACGCAGGGCGCGTAATAGCGCGCGGCACGGTCGGCGAGGCGGACATAGCGGGACTTGCCCTGACCCGCTTCCTCCATCAGGCGGGCGATGTCCGCGATGATGGTGTCCGGCCCGGCGGCGGTCACGTCCACGGCGAGGGGCGCTTCGAGGTTCAGCGCGCCCGCCTGCACCATGTCGCCCCGGCGGACGCGCACGGGGGCGCTCTCGCCGGTCAGGAAGGCGATGTCGAGGCCGCTTTCCCCTTCGACGATGCGGCCGTCCGCCGCCAGACGTTCGCCTGCGGCCACCAGCATCCGCATGCCGGGACGCAGGGCGGTGGAAGCGATCCAGCGGCTTTGGCTGCCCGCGTCCAGCACCAGCGCGCCGGGCGCGGTCTGCTTGAGCAGGGCGGCGACGCCCGCCCGCGCCCGCCCGCGCATCATGCTGTCGAGGCAGCGTCCCGCGAGCAGGAAGAACAGCAGCATGACCGCGCCGTCGAACCAGGCGTGGGGCCCGTTGGTCGCGGTCTCATACAGGCTCATGGCGGTGGTCAGCAGGACGCCGATGCTGATCGGCACGTCCATGTTGGTGCGCCCGTGGCGCAGCGCGGCCCAGGCGGATCGGTAAAAAGGCTGGCCCGCATAAGCCACGGTCGGCAGGGCGATCAGCGCGGAGAGCCAATGGAACATCTCCCGCGTCGCGCCGTCCGCGCCGGACCAGACCGACACCGACAGGAGCATGATGTTCATCGCCGCGAAACCGGCGACGGCCAGAGCCCGCACCAATGCCCTGCTTTCCGCCGCCGCGACATCGACGCCGGGATCGGCGAGCGGTTCCGCCTCGAAGCCCAGCGATGCGATCGCGGCCTTGATCTGCGGCGGCGTCATGGCGGGGTCGTGGCGGATGGCGATCCGCCTGGCCGCCATGTTCACCCGGGCGGACTGGATGCCGGGGTTTCGGGGAAGGCCGTTCTCGATCTTGGAAATGCAGCCCGCGCAATGGATGCCCGGCACGGCGAACAGGCTTTCGCGCAAGTCGTCGAGCGGTTGCGCCTCGGCGATGTCGATGGGGTGCGTGGCCATCAGTCGATCTCCCGCAGTAGATGCCGTTGCGCGCCCGCATGGCGGATGTCGAACCGGATCTGCCAGCGTCCGGAGGGAAGGGTCTGTTCGCTGAGGTAGAGGCCTTCAGCGCCGTGGAAGGTCAGGGCAATGTCGGGGGCACGGCCCAGCGGATGCTGCGCTAGGGCTTCTATGCGCGATCCAGTGAGCGGTTCGTCGGCGGCACCGGTCAGGGCGATGCGGATGTGGCGCTCCTTCGTCAGCGCGATATCGTCTTTCCATCCCAGCCTGTCTTGCGCCCGCGCCTGTTCCAGCCAGCCGTTGAATTTCTGGCTGGCGACATAGCTGTTGTCCACGACGGTGCCGCCGAAGGACCGGATCGCCATCGTCGCCATCAGCATGTTGACCGCGATCACCACGCCGAAGAAGGCGATGAGGATGGCGGCCATGTGCCAGCCGGTGAAGCGTCGGGGAGGGGAGGAACGGTCGCGCATCGTTCAGGGCCTTTCGAAACGGGCGGGTTCGCGGTCGGCTCCGCCTTCCTTGTCGAGTGCGCGGACCGCGAAATGGAAGTCCTGCCGCGCGTCGCCGCTCCCCGGCAGGGCCACGAAAACGCGCAGCTTGGCGACGCTGTCGGCGGGGACCGTGGTGGAAAGGGTGGGGGCCGCCTGCTCGCGGGCGGTGGCGTCCGTCCAGAGTTGCGCGCCCGGCAATCCCTCGACGCCGACTTCCATCGGGCGGGGCCGCGCCTCCATATTGCGGATCTTCACCGTATAGGCGTTGCGGATCGTGCCGTCCGACAGGCGCACGAAAATGGGATTGCGGTCCTGCTGCGCGCTGATGTCGACGCGGGTGCGCGCGCCCAGGGCGAACAGCATGGCGACGCCTATGCCCGACCAGACCATGAAATAGGCGATCGTCCGGGGGCGCAGCAGGGTGCGCAGGACGGGGCGGGGGGCGGCCCCTTTCTGCTCGGCCTCCGCATCTTCCTCGGTGCAATAGTCGATCAGGCCGCGGGGACGGTCGACCTGCTCCATCACCTTGTCGCAGGCATCGATGCAGAGCGCGCAGGTGATGCAGCCGACCTGCGATCCTTCGCGGATGTCGATGCCGGTGGGGCATACGGCGACGCACTGGTTGCAGTCGATGCAGTCGCCATATTCGCCGGGATGCGCCTCCGCTTTCTTGAGGCTGCCGCGCTTTTCGCCGCGCCAGTGCTTATAGGTGACGATCAGCGATCTTTCGTCCAGCATCGCCGCCTGGATGCGCGGCCATGGGCACATATAGATGCACACCTGTTCGCGCATGAAGCCGCCCAGCACGAAGGTCGTCGCGGTCAGCACCGCCACGGTGATGTAGGCGGCGGGCGCGGCCGTGCCGGTCCAGAACTGCTGCTGGAGCGTCGGGGCGTCGGCATAATAGAAAATCCATGCGCCGCCGGTCAGGAAGGCGATCAGCAGCCAGACCGACCATTTGGCTAGTCGCCGGGCCAGTTTGCCCAGGCTCCACGGCGCCTTGGCGAGACGGATCTGCGCATTGCGGTCGCCATCCATGAAGCGTTCGACATGCTGGAAGAGGTCGGTCCACACCGTCTGCGGGCAGGCATAGCCGCACCATGCGCGCCCGACCGCCGAAGTGACGAGGAACAGCCCGATCCCCGCCATGATGAGGAGGCCCGCCACATAATAGAATTCATGCGGCCAGATTTCGATGTCGAACATGTAGAAGCGGCGGTTGGCGAGGTCGACCAGCACCGCCTGATCGGGCGCATAGGGGCCGCGATCCCAGCGAATCCAGGGCGTACCCCAATAGATTGCCAGCGTCACCGCCATGATCGCCCATTTGAGGCGGCGGAAGAATCCGTCCACCGCCTTGGGATAGACGCCCTTGCGCTTTTCGTAGAGCGAGGCCGATCCCCCGGGCGTCAGCATGATGCTGTCCTCCTGTCCCCGTCCGGGATGGATGGGGAGGAAAGGTCACTGCGCGGCATCGGCCGCCGCCACGGTCGCGGGCGTGGCTTCGCCGCCGCCCAGGCTGTGCACATAGGCCGCCAGCATGCGGATGGTGGCCTTGTCGAGCTTGTCGTCCCAGCGGGGCATGACGCCGTGGCGGCTGTTCCAGACGGTATCGTGGATGCTGCCCGCATCGCCGCCAAAGAGCCAGATCGCGTCCGTCAGATTGGGCGCGCCCAGTTCGCGGCTGCCCTTGCCGTCCGGTCCGTGGCAGACCGCGCAATTGTCCGCGAAGATCGGCGCGCCGCGCTGCGACGCCGCGCTGGGCTTGTCCTGATGGCTGATCGCGCGGACATAGGCGACCACATCGTCCACCTGCGCGGGTTGCAGCAGTTGATCCTTGCCGAAGGCGGGCATCAGCGACTGGCGCGTTTCGGCATGGTCGGGATTGCGGACGCCATCGGTGATCGTCTTTTCGATCGCCGCCAGATCGCCGCCCCACAACCAGTCGTCGTCATTGAGGTTGGGATAGCCCCTGGACCCCGCCGCGCCCGATCCGTGGCATTGCACGCAATGCACGCGGAAGGCGGCGCGACCGCCCTCGACCGCTGCCTGCATCAGTCGCGGATGGTTGGGCAGGTCCTGGATCGGCGTCTCCGCAATGGCCTTGCGGATCGGCGCGACCTGCGTTTCGCGGGCGGCCAGTTCCTTTTCCAGCGCGCCCCGGCTCGACCAGCCCAACATTCCCTGCGTGGCGCGGTCGATCATCGGCCAGGCCGGATAGGCGATGGTATAGCCCACCGCGAAGAGGATGGTCGCGTAGAAGGTCCACAGCCACCAGCGAGGCAGGGGCGTGTCCAGTTCCCGGATGCCGTCCCACTCATGCCCCTTCATCTCGGTGCCGGTGGCTGCGTCGATGCGCGGTTGCTTGTCGTCAGCCATGGTCGGCGTCCCTGTTCTCATTCTCGCTGTCGAAGATCATGCGGGCGGCCTCGTCGCCGCGTTCCCGTCCCTTGGGCAGGAAAGTCCAGCCGATCAGGACGAGATAGACGACGGTCATGGCGACCAGCCCCCAGCTATCGGCGAAATGCCGCAGTTCATTGTAGTTCATCGCCGGACCTCCTGCGGTCTGGCGGATTCCACGTCGACCAGCGTGCCCAGCATCTGGAGGTAGGCGACCAGCGCATCCATCTCCGTCAGCCGGCTGGGATCGCCGTCGAAGTCGCGCGCCTGCGCCTTGGGATAGCGCTTCAGCAGATCGGCAGTGTCGGCATCGGGATCGGCCTGCGCCTTGAGGTCGTCATTGGCCTTGGCGATGTCCTCCTTCGTATAGGGGACGCCGACCCGGCTCAGGGCGGTCAGGTCCTTCGCCATATCGCCTGCCTTGAGGTCGCGTTCGGCCAGGAAGGCATAGGGCGGCATGATCGATTCCGGCACCACCGCGCGCGGATCGATCAGGTGCTGGACATGCCATTCGTCCGAATAGCGCCCGCCCACGCGCGCGAGGTCCGGCCCGGTGCGCTTGGAGCCCCATTGAAAGGGGTGGTCGTACATGCTTTCGGCGGCAAGGCTGTAGTGGCCGTAGCGTTCGGTCTCGTCCCGGAAGGGGCGGATCATCTGGCTGTGGCAGTTGTAGCAACCCTCGCGGATGTAGATGTTGCGGCCCGCCTGCTCCAGCGGCGTGTAGGGGCGCATCCCCTCCACCTTCTCGATCGTGTTGTCGATCCAGAAGAGGGGCGCGATCTCCACGATGCCGCCGATCGCCACCACCGCCAGAGACAGCGCCGCCAGCAGCGTGACATTGCGTTCGATCTTCTTATGGTCGAAGAATTTGGTCGCCATGATTGCTGTTCCTTATTCGGCGGGCTGCGGAGCGGGCGCGATGGGGCGATCGCGCGCGGCGTCATAGCGGGGCATCGACATCGGCTGTTCCACGCGCTGCCGCCCCGCGATCGTCTGCCAGACGTTCCAGACCATCACCACGGCGCCGGCGAGGTAGAGCACGCCGCCCAGCGAGCGGATGACATAATAAGGGAACATGGCCGACACGACTTCGGAGAAGGCGTAGACGAGATAACCGTCCGAGCCATATTCGCGCCACATCAGGCCCTGGGTGATGCCTGCCACCCACATGGCGGCGGCGTAGAGCACGATGCCCAGCGTCGCGAGCCAGAAGTGCCAGTTGACCATGCGCAGCGAATAAAGCCGCTCGCGGCCCCACAGGCGCGGTACCAGGAAATAGATGGCGGCGAAGCTGATCATGCCGTTCCACCCCAGCGCGCCGGCATGGACGTGGCCGATGGTCCATTCGGTGTAATGGCTGAGCGAATTGACCGCCTTGATCGACAGCATCGGCCCTTCGAAGGTCGCCATGCCGTAGAAGGCCAGCGCCAGCACCATCATGCGGATGATGGGGTCGGTCCGAACCTTGTCCCACGCGCCGTTCAGCGTCATCAGGCCGTTGATCATGCCGCCCCAGCTCGGCATCCACAGCACGACCGAGAAGACCATGCCCAGCGTCTGCGCCCAGTCGGGCAGAGCGGTGTAATGGAGATGGTGCGGACCTGCCCAGATGTAGAGGAAGATCAGCGACCAGAAGTGGATGATCGACAGGCGATAGCTGTAGATTGGCCGTTCGGCCTGCTTGGGCACGAAATAATACATCATCGCCAGGAAGGGCGTGGTGAGGAAGAAGGCGACGGCGTTATGGCCGTACCACCATTGCGTCAGCGCGTCCTGCACCCCGGCGAAGGCGGAATAGCTCCTCGATCCGAAGAGGCTGACCGGGATCGCCAGGTTGTTGACGATGTGCAGCATCGCGATGGTGATGATGAAGCTGAGGTAGAACCAGTTGGCCACATAGATATGCGGCTCGTTCCGTTTCAGCAGCGTGCCCACGAAGACGACGAAATAGGCGACCCAGACGATGGTGAGCCACAGGTCGACATACCATTCGGGTTCGGCATATTCGCGGCTTTCGGTGATGCCCAGCACATAGCCGGTCGCCGCCAGCACGATGAAAAGCTGATACCCCCAGAAGACGAAGCGGGCGAGCGTCGGGAAGGCGAGCCGGGCGCGGCAGGTGCGCTGGACGATGTAATAGCTCGTCGCGATCAGCACGTTACCGCCGAACGCGAAGATCACCGCCGATGTGTGAAGCGGGCGCAGCCGTCCGAAAGTGGTGAATTCGAAGCCGAGATTGAGCGCCGGAAAGGCCAGTTGCAGGGCGATGAACAGCCCCGCGAAAAAACCGACAACGCCCCAGAAAACGGTGGCCAGGATGCCCCAGCGGACGGGATCGTCATCATATTTGCCCTGATCCTCGGGCATTTTCAGCAAACCGCGCGCGATGCCCGCATAGTCGGCGTGGCGCATGGTGAGCACCGCCAGCAGCAAGGCGACGGCGCAGACGATGCCCATATGGACGGCAAAGCCGAAGTCCACCGCCATCAGCATGGCCGCGAACGCCGCCAGCGCGAGCGCGAACCACCCGCCCGTCCTGAAAACCAGTCTTTCCATGGTCATTCCCCATCAAAGGCTGTGCGGTGCCCTCTCGGACGGGCGCCGCCCCCTTGCGATGTCCTCTGTCAAAGCAGGGGTGCGGGGTCTTTACGGGATAATCCTTAGGCGGTTTGTCCGGGGGCGGAGCGCCGTCCTGAACCTGTTCGGCATGACGGCCGAGGCAATGGTTCTCCGGCTTCTTCTGCTGGAAAACAGCTATCGGGCCCGCAGGCTTGCAGGATCGGGCGGGGTCGTGAAAAAGGCTCCCGTACATGAAGCACGGGAGCCTTGAAGGGCGTAGCGCGAGGCCAGGAAGGTCAGCTTCCCTCCGCCATGTTTTCCAGCCGGCGGGCATCGCGGACGCATACGCCGCGCCGGCCTTCCAGCGCGATGACGCCACGCCGCTTGAGGTCGGTCATCTGCCGCGACACCGTTTCGATGGTGAGGCCAAGGACATCGGCGATCTGCTGGCGGGAAAGAGGCAGGTCGATCACGCCGTTTCCGTCGGCGGGCAGTCGCCGGGCCATGTCGAGCAGGAAGGTCGCCACCTTCTCCCGCGCATTCTTGCGGCCCAGCAGCAGCATCCATGCCCGCGTGCGGTCCAGATCGTTGAGCGTGCGTTGCAGCAGCCGATGCTCGAGCCGGGAATGTTCGCGCGCGAAATTGTCGAAGGCGGCGCGGGGATAAAGGCACAGCCGCGCATCGGTGAGGGCGGTCACGCTGTGCGGCGTGCGCGCGCCGAAAGGACGGCCGATGAAGTCGGAGGCATAGACGACGCCCACAATCTGTTCGCGGCCATCCCCGGTGGAGGTGGACAGTTTCAGCGTGCCCTCGATGACATTGGCGACCAGGGTGGAACTGTCCCCTTCCCACATCACGGTTTGCCCCGCTTGCAGGTGGACCCTGCGTCCGATGCGGCTCAGCGCCGCGCGATCCTCGCACGCCAGATCGGCGCAGATCGCATTGCCGCGCACTTCGCAGCGGTCGCAGCCATGGCTTGCGCAGTCGCGGGCCGGCTTGGTCATGGCCATCATGATGTCGGCGTCGCCTCGCGCGTTTTTCGCTCGATCAATTTGCAGGGTCATGCGCGCTGCATGCCGGTCCGCGCGGGACAGACCTATCCGTAATGATCCCTATGCGGAGCGGCCGGGCTACTCCAGCCCCGCGTGGAAAGCGATGCGCAGCGCTTCGGCCAGGCTCTTCACGTCCAGCTTCTGCATCAGGTTGGCGCGGTGGATCTCCACCGTGCGCGGGCTGATGCCCAGATCATAGGCGATCGTCTTGTTGGGCAGCCCTTCGACCAGGCCGTTCAGCACATCGCGTTCCCGGTCGGTCAGCACATTGAGCCGCGATCGCGCTTCGTCCGCCCGGGCATTCGCGCCGCGATCGGAAAGGGACTGCTGGCGCGCCGATTCCAGGCAGCGGATGAGAACGGTCTTTTCGAACGGCTTTTCGATGAAATCGGCCGCGCCCGCCTTCATCGCCTGCACCGCCATGTCGATGTCGCCATGGCC
This genomic window from Sphingobium cloacae contains:
- the ccoG gene encoding cytochrome c oxidase accessory protein CcoG: MLTPGGSASLYEKRKGVYPKAVDGFFRRLKWAIMAVTLAIYWGTPWIRWDRGPYAPDQAVLVDLANRRFYMFDIEIWPHEFYYVAGLLIMAGIGLFLVTSAVGRAWCGYACPQTVWTDLFQHVERFMDGDRNAQIRLAKAPWSLGKLARRLAKWSVWLLIAFLTGGAWIFYYADAPTLQQQFWTGTAAPAAYITVAVLTATTFVLGGFMREQVCIYMCPWPRIQAAMLDERSLIVTYKHWRGEKRGSLKKAEAHPGEYGDCIDCNQCVAVCPTGIDIREGSQVGCITCALCIDACDKVMEQVDRPRGLIDYCTEEDAEAEQKGAAPRPVLRTLLRPRTIAYFMVWSGIGVAMLFALGARTRVDISAQQDRNPIFVRLSDGTIRNAYTVKIRNMEARPRPMEVGVEGLPGAQLWTDATAREQAAPTLSTTVPADSVAKLRVFVALPGSGDARQDFHFAVRALDKEGGADREPARFERP
- the ccoP gene encoding cytochrome-c oxidase, cbb3-type subunit III — translated: MADDKQPRIDAATGTEMKGHEWDGIRELDTPLPRWWLWTFYATILFAVGYTIAYPAWPMIDRATQGMLGWSSRGALEKELAARETQVAPIRKAIAETPIQDLPNHPRLMQAAVEGGRAAFRVHCVQCHGSGAAGSRGYPNLNDDDWLWGGDLAAIEKTITDGVRNPDHAETRQSLMPAFGKDQLLQPAQVDDVVAYVRAISHQDKPSAASQRGAPIFADNCAVCHGPDGKGSRELGAPNLTDAIWLFGGDAGSIHDTVWNSRHGVMPRWDDKLDKATIRMLAAYVHSLGGGEATPATVAAADAAQ
- a CDS encoding cbb3-type cytochrome c oxidase subunit 3 — translated: MNYNELRHFADSWGLVAMTVVYLVLIGWTFLPKGRERGDEAARMIFDSENENRDADHG
- the ccoO gene encoding cytochrome-c oxidase, cbb3-type subunit II, giving the protein MATKFFDHKKIERNVTLLAALSLAVVAIGGIVEIAPLFWIDNTIEKVEGMRPYTPLEQAGRNIYIREGCYNCHSQMIRPFRDETERYGHYSLAAESMYDHPFQWGSKRTGPDLARVGGRYSDEWHVQHLIDPRAVVPESIMPPYAFLAERDLKAGDMAKDLTALSRVGVPYTKEDIAKANDDLKAQADPDADTADLLKRYPKAQARDFDGDPSRLTEMDALVAYLQMLGTLVDVESARPQEVRR
- the ccoN gene encoding cytochrome-c oxidase, cbb3-type subunit I, which gives rise to MERLVFRTGGWFALALAAFAAMLMAVDFGFAVHMGIVCAVALLLAVLTMRHADYAGIARGLLKMPEDQGKYDDDPVRWGILATVFWGVVGFFAGLFIALQLAFPALNLGFEFTTFGRLRPLHTSAVIFAFGGNVLIATSYYIVQRTCRARLAFPTLARFVFWGYQLFIVLAATGYVLGITESREYAEPEWYVDLWLTIVWVAYFVVFVGTLLKRNEPHIYVANWFYLSFIITIAMLHIVNNLAIPVSLFGSRSYSAFAGVQDALTQWWYGHNAVAFFLTTPFLAMMYYFVPKQAERPIYSYRLSIIHFWSLIFLYIWAGPHHLHYTALPDWAQTLGMVFSVVLWMPSWGGMINGLMTLNGAWDKVRTDPIIRMMVLALAFYGMATFEGPMLSIKAVNSLSHYTEWTIGHVHAGALGWNGMISFAAIYFLVPRLWGRERLYSLRMVNWHFWLATLGIVLYAAAMWVAGITQGLMWREYGSDGYLVYAFSEVVSAMFPYYVIRSLGGVLYLAGAVVMVWNVWQTIAGRQRVEQPMSMPRYDAARDRPIAPAPQPAE
- a CDS encoding Crp/Fnr family transcriptional regulator; this translates as MTKPARDCASHGCDRCEVRGNAICADLACEDRAALSRIGRRVHLQAGQTVMWEGDSSTLVANVIEGTLKLSTSTGDGREQIVGVVYASDFIGRPFGARTPHSVTALTDARLCLYPRAAFDNFAREHSRLEHRLLQRTLNDLDRTRAWMLLLGRKNAREKVATFLLDMARRLPADGNGVIDLPLSRQQIADVLGLTIETVSRQMTDLKRRGVIALEGRRGVCVRDARRLENMAEGS
- the fixJ gene encoding response regulator FixJ → MSEPYPIYVVDDDEAIRRSLSFMLKTSGYAVQLFEGGAPFLKEAPGLAPGCVLLDVRMPDIDGLAVQRELRAQGIMLPVVIMTGHGDIDMAVQAMKAGAADFIEKPFEKTVLIRCLESARQQSLSDRGANARADEARSRLNVLTDRERDVLNGLVEGLPNKTIAYDLGISPRTVEIHRANLMQKLDVKSLAEALRIAFHAGLE